Proteins from one Bifidobacterium sp. ESL0732 genomic window:
- a CDS encoding LacI family DNA-binding transcriptional regulator has product MRSRVTIKDVAKEAGVSIKTVSNALNGTGSMRPSTRERVLKAMHNLGYTVNVSARSLKTGSSKLIGLAVFDFLQPFSSYLANQVIDVARERGYGVIVSTYASGGAGIPSIIEETYRLGADGWIFFTDTALADKAAILSQPYPTVLAGDYSAYGKADLVTMPNVDALEKTTGDLLDRGYRSVALVGAPADRDWQRVLNAREGTQELRIQGYVRAFEKRGLEVDWSNVISVYPLNSVSGVRAGDQLLEGNRPDAVVCLDDALAFGVMNELQRHGCRIPEDISVVGFDNVPEADFSTPRLTTIDPHTDAYARKAVEMLIQRIEGYSGEPRRFVSSFSLIERESTKI; this is encoded by the coding sequence ATGCGTTCCAGAGTGACGATTAAAGATGTGGCAAAGGAGGCAGGAGTCTCCATCAAAACCGTCTCCAATGCACTCAACGGAACTGGGAGCATGCGTCCCTCCACGCGCGAACGTGTTTTGAAAGCGATGCACAATCTGGGCTATACCGTCAACGTTTCGGCAAGGTCGCTGAAAACCGGAAGCTCGAAACTCATCGGATTGGCCGTCTTCGACTTTTTGCAGCCATTTTCATCGTATCTCGCTAATCAAGTCATCGATGTTGCAAGGGAGCGAGGTTATGGGGTCATCGTCAGTACGTATGCCTCTGGCGGTGCGGGTATTCCTTCTATCATCGAAGAGACTTATCGCCTAGGGGCGGATGGATGGATTTTCTTCACAGATACGGCATTGGCCGACAAGGCCGCGATTCTTTCCCAACCTTATCCCACAGTGTTGGCCGGCGATTACAGCGCCTATGGCAAAGCGGATTTGGTGACGATGCCCAATGTCGATGCGCTGGAAAAAACGACCGGTGATTTGCTGGATCGCGGCTATCGTTCCGTGGCGTTGGTCGGAGCTCCTGCCGATCGCGATTGGCAACGCGTACTTAATGCTAGGGAAGGTACTCAAGAGCTAAGGATCCAAGGATATGTTCGGGCGTTCGAGAAGCGGGGTCTCGAAGTTGACTGGTCGAATGTCATATCGGTTTATCCGCTTAATAGTGTTTCAGGTGTTCGAGCTGGGGATCAATTGCTGGAAGGTAATCGTCCCGATGCTGTGGTCTGTCTGGATGATGCGCTGGCGTTCGGTGTGATGAATGAGCTACAGAGACATGGATGCAGGATTCCCGAAGATATATCGGTAGTCGGCTTTGATAACGTTCCGGAAGCGGATTTTTCAACTCCCAGACTGACTACGATCGATCCGCATACTGATGCCTATGCCCGTAAAGCTGTTGAAATGCTCATCCAGCGTATTGAGGGCTATAGCGGGGAACCTCGCAGGTTTGTCTCCAGTTTTTCCCTGATTGAAAGGGAATCGACTAAAATTTAG
- a CDS encoding ATP-binding cassette domain-containing protein, whose translation MSKNSDSKDEAMNDGPQNPKNANNNAEDTTQNDAQDTSAVKYDVVFDDDDDALDLGSLAASGQVSSDVTAYDAENDNVEDTDSDDGDSNDNTKAETADTNAKGNAKKSGPANDEADGKKTSDDGKANSDNSENVAASNAQRVNETLRLAVQEEDELSAHEAKSPVIEPATAISTRLDKETISEADILLKPNPTFALDHVTFTNRESGRNVLDNIDWGFFAGSLYAITNADDEQRRDFLAVASGFYRPDSGQVMVKSQSLLELETNEIRGHRIGLITQRYSLRDDLDALTNLTFTMRASGRTFLKPVPVAARDVLKYVDFDEAATGVKVSDLKPVDQRRLAIARAICCEATVILADDPVGGLDEGDRKVILDLLARIAHAQDPKRCVIVLVPGFGSETGESDDAGTAENADDTEADANAEASADGENADTDDDANATNDTKTDATAADANAATDSDEYASSTDYEAKADKVYSF comes from the coding sequence ATGAGCAAGAACAGCGATTCGAAAGACGAAGCCATGAACGACGGGCCCCAAAACCCGAAGAACGCGAATAACAATGCAGAGGACACCACGCAGAACGACGCCCAGGACACCTCGGCGGTCAAGTATGATGTCGTCTTCGATGATGACGATGACGCCCTCGACCTCGGTAGCCTCGCGGCTTCCGGACAGGTTTCCAGCGACGTGACGGCCTACGATGCTGAAAACGACAACGTCGAAGACACTGACAGCGACGATGGTGACAGCAACGACAATACCAAAGCCGAAACTGCCGACACCAACGCTAAAGGTAATGCAAAGAAATCGGGTCCGGCGAACGACGAGGCCGATGGCAAGAAAACCAGTGACGACGGTAAAGCCAACAGCGACAATTCGGAGAACGTAGCGGCTTCCAATGCTCAACGTGTCAACGAAACGTTGAGGCTGGCCGTGCAGGAAGAAGATGAGCTGAGCGCACACGAGGCAAAATCTCCCGTCATCGAGCCGGCCACGGCCATCTCAACGCGCCTCGACAAAGAGACCATCAGCGAAGCCGACATCCTGCTGAAGCCGAACCCGACTTTCGCGCTCGACCACGTCACCTTCACCAATCGCGAATCCGGTCGAAACGTGCTGGACAATATCGACTGGGGCTTCTTCGCCGGATCGCTCTACGCCATCACCAATGCCGACGACGAGCAACGCCGCGACTTCTTGGCAGTGGCTTCAGGCTTTTACCGTCCAGACAGCGGTCAAGTCATGGTGAAAAGCCAGAGCCTTCTCGAACTTGAAACCAACGAAATCCGCGGCCACCGCATCGGCCTGATCACGCAGCGCTACAGCCTGCGCGACGACCTTGACGCACTGACCAACCTGACCTTCACCATGCGTGCCTCGGGCCGCACATTCCTCAAGCCGGTACCCGTCGCGGCTCGCGATGTGCTGAAATATGTCGATTTCGACGAAGCGGCCACCGGAGTGAAGGTATCCGACCTCAAGCCGGTGGACCAACGCCGCTTGGCCATCGCACGGGCCATCTGCTGCGAAGCCACGGTGATTCTCGCCGACGATCCGGTCGGCGGACTCGACGAGGGCGACCGCAAGGTCATCCTCGACCTACTCGCGCGCATCGCCCATGCGCAGGATCCGAAGCGCTGCGTCATCGTTCTGGTTCCAGGTTTCGGCTCGGAAACGGGCGAAAGCGACGATGCCGGCACAGCTGAAAATGCCGATGACACTGAGGCAGATGCAAACGCGGAGGCGAGCGCCGACGGCGAGAACGCCGATACTGACGACGACGCCAATGCTACCAATGACACGAAGACCGACGCTACTGCCGCTGATGCCAACGCTGCCACGGATTCGGACGAATACGCCAGCTCAACCGATTACGAGGCCAAAGCCGATAAGGTTTACTCGTTCTGA
- a CDS encoding carbohydrate ABC transporter permease codes for MKQNQNIDKGQKINRGHQITAKVFMVICILYFILPVWWLIVAATKNNAGLFMGTGGPMWFDKHFALWDNIKELTTYQDGIYWRWLFNSLLYALVGGVGATALSVMAGYGFAKFRFHGRKVYFNIVLGALMIPTTALVIPTFIIMTKIGMNDTIWAVILPSLLSPFGTYLMRVYCQSSLPDEMMEAARVDGAGELRTFFQVSLPIMTPAITTVFLLSVVNCWNNYFLPQVVLANTKLFPITVGLTQWQAKSNAGAGVEQVWNLITCGAFISVIPLVLAFLFLQRYWVGGITAGAVKQ; via the coding sequence ATGAAACAGAATCAGAATATCGATAAAGGTCAGAAGATCAACAGGGGGCATCAAATCACCGCCAAGGTCTTCATGGTGATCTGCATTCTTTACTTCATACTGCCGGTCTGGTGGCTTATCGTCGCCGCCACCAAGAACAACGCCGGGTTGTTCATGGGCACTGGCGGCCCGATGTGGTTCGACAAGCATTTCGCTTTGTGGGACAACATCAAGGAGCTCACCACTTACCAGGATGGCATCTACTGGCGTTGGCTGTTCAATTCGCTGCTCTACGCTTTGGTCGGCGGCGTCGGCGCGACGGCGTTGTCAGTTATGGCGGGTTACGGATTCGCCAAATTCCGCTTCCATGGCCGCAAGGTATACTTCAACATCGTTCTCGGTGCCTTGATGATTCCGACCACGGCATTGGTCATTCCCACGTTCATCATCATGACGAAGATCGGAATGAACGATACGATTTGGGCGGTCATCTTGCCTTCGTTGCTTTCCCCGTTCGGCACTTACTTGATGCGTGTATATTGCCAGTCTTCCTTGCCTGACGAGATGATGGAGGCGGCGCGAGTCGATGGCGCCGGCGAGTTGAGGACCTTCTTCCAGGTCTCGCTGCCGATCATGACCCCTGCAATTACCACCGTTTTCCTGCTTTCCGTGGTCAATTGCTGGAACAACTACTTCCTGCCCCAGGTTGTGCTTGCCAATACCAAGCTCTTCCCGATTACGGTGGGTCTGACTCAATGGCAGGCCAAGTCCAACGCCGGTGCCGGTGTGGAACAAGTATGGAACCTCATCACCTGCGGCGCCTTCATCTCTGTGATTCCGTTGGTTCTGGCGTTCCTCTTCCTGCAGCGTTACTGGGTCGGAGGCATCACCGCTGGAGCCGTGAAGCAATAA
- a CDS encoding HD domain-containing protein: MTGYIPTLAQADELHHKIAPSKAAYDLIHTHCVIIATITRQLVRRQNALFVRRCTLPEDAPELTGKYEDDSSSDSGSTDANEGAGGGVTPAVFAQKRNNSNVLGAINATVPPTDGVAGGLVPPRLLDENLAVVGAMLHDIGTYLVLKHDGSDGEKLQFDGPNYILHGLRGYDWLLKQGVDESIAQFARNHTGVGLTREQVVAQGLPLPPADYVPMNLEQEVVMVADKYNSKSIPPRFLTAGAYARKARRFGSDNERQWLGLVKKYGVPDIPALAKKFDMKLDE, from the coding sequence ATGACCGGATATATTCCTACACTTGCCCAGGCAGACGAGCTGCATCACAAGATTGCGCCTTCTAAAGCCGCTTATGATCTTATCCATACCCATTGCGTCATCATTGCGACGATTACTCGTCAGCTGGTCCGCCGGCAGAACGCGCTGTTTGTGCGGCGTTGCACGTTGCCCGAAGATGCGCCGGAGCTTACGGGGAAGTATGAGGACGACAGCTCCTCAGATAGCGGTAGCACTGATGCCAACGAGGGTGCCGGAGGAGGTGTCACTCCGGCGGTGTTCGCTCAGAAACGCAATAATTCCAACGTTTTAGGTGCTATCAATGCTACGGTTCCACCGACGGACGGGGTGGCTGGTGGGCTTGTGCCGCCGCGTCTGCTCGACGAAAACCTTGCCGTGGTGGGGGCGATGCTCCATGACATCGGAACCTACCTCGTATTGAAACATGACGGTTCTGACGGCGAAAAGCTGCAATTCGACGGGCCGAATTACATCCTGCATGGGCTGCGCGGCTACGATTGGTTGCTTAAGCAGGGCGTGGACGAGTCCATCGCGCAATTCGCGCGCAACCATACGGGAGTAGGACTGACCCGCGAGCAGGTCGTGGCGCAGGGCTTGCCGCTTCCGCCGGCCGATTACGTGCCGATGAACCTCGAGCAGGAGGTGGTGATGGTGGCCGACAAATACAACAGCAAGTCCATTCCGCCCCGATTCCTCACCGCCGGGGCCTACGCTCGCAAAGCCCGCCGTTTCGGATCAGACAACGAGCGGCAGTGGCTTGGCTTGGTAAAGAAGTATGGCGTCCCGGACATCCCGGCGTTGGCCAAGAAGTTCGACATGAAGCTGGACGAGTAG
- a CDS encoding sugar ABC transporter permease: protein MSKKKNNVVPHGTKSLSTTRANRWGWIFTAPFGIVFILFLVVPLVYAFFVSLYSYTQVRGTIFTGLANYKRVFTDPIFLNGLKLVVLYTIVMVPIQLLFALLLALVLDTMKSKFASVSRLLYFLPYAIPVVIGALMWGFLYSKDMGPFTSLFQLFGMKAPDFLAPGSIFGSLVNMVTWQWTGYYMVILYSALQSIPTDLYESARIDGASEVKIALKIKVPMITSSMVMVTIFALIGTLQFYTEPMVLRNNANSAIPPEYTPNMYAQALEFNYNQMNYAATVSFALGLLVVIFSVVFMVLTRKQSGLED from the coding sequence ATGTCGAAAAAGAAAAATAATGTTGTGCCGCATGGTACCAAGTCGTTGTCAACGACAAGGGCGAACCGCTGGGGTTGGATATTCACCGCTCCTTTCGGCATCGTGTTTATCCTGTTCCTTGTCGTTCCACTTGTCTATGCGTTCTTTGTTTCGCTATACAGTTATACGCAGGTCCGCGGTACGATATTCACCGGGCTTGCCAATTATAAAAGGGTATTCACCGATCCAATCTTCCTGAATGGTTTGAAACTGGTCGTGCTCTACACGATTGTGATGGTACCTATCCAGCTTCTGTTTGCACTTCTGCTGGCACTGGTGCTTGACACCATGAAGTCCAAGTTTGCCTCGGTCTCTCGTTTGCTTTACTTCTTGCCGTATGCCATTCCTGTGGTTATCGGCGCTCTGATGTGGGGCTTCCTGTATTCAAAGGATATGGGACCCTTCACTTCGCTTTTTCAACTGTTCGGTATGAAGGCCCCTGACTTCCTTGCCCCGGGCAGCATCTTCGGTTCCTTGGTCAACATGGTCACTTGGCAATGGACCGGCTATTACATGGTCATTCTCTACTCCGCGTTGCAGTCGATTCCGACGGACCTTTACGAGTCCGCCCGAATCGATGGGGCGTCGGAAGTCAAGATCGCTTTGAAGATCAAGGTTCCTATGATCACCAGCTCGATGGTCATGGTCACCATCTTCGCGTTGATCGGTACGTTGCAGTTCTACACCGAGCCGATGGTCTTGAGAAACAACGCGAACTCCGCAATCCCACCTGAATATACGCCGAACATGTATGCGCAGGCTTTGGAATTCAACTACAACCAAATGAACTATGCCGCGACGGTCTCGTTCGCACTCGGCCTTCTGGTGGTCATCTTCAGCGTGGTGTTCATGGTATTGACGCGCAAGCAGTCTGGATTGGAGGACTGA